The Polynucleobacter sp. VK25 genome segment GATTGGGGCGCGGCAGTTTAATTCAATTGCGACCTTATTGATCTTGTGTAGCTCAGCGATGGACTCAACGTTGATGCATTTAACGCCAGTCTTGAGGGCAATAGCGATTTCAGCGGCAGACTTACCAACACCGGCAAATACTAAACTTTTTGGGTCGGCGCCAACCGCCAACGCGCGTGCCAATTCACCGCCGCTTACTAAATCAAATCCTGCGCCCAATCTTTTGAAGCAATCGATCACCGCTAAATTGCTATTGGCTTTCATTGCATAGTGCACACGTGCGCGACGTTTGCCATTGCCATCAACACATGCCTTATCGTAGGCTTGGTAGGCCTCAGTCAATGCCTTCTTGCTATAAATGTAGAGTGGCGTCCCGAATTCTTTCGCTAGATCAGCGAGTGGAATTTCTTCGGCATACCAGTTGCCATCACGTTCGGAAAAGCCCGATAACTTAGGGAGTGGAAGTGTTTTACTTGTCATTACTTGGCAGATGAGGAATTGCTTGGGCTAGCGGGGGTTTGGGGCGGGTATAGCTTACCTTTGGGCTCTGGCTCTATAGGAGCGGGTGGAGCCGGCGGCACGGTAGGCATGATTAGCGGGCCTCTTACCCCACATCCAGCAAGGGATATTAAAAAGCTTAAGCAGAGGGTTCTATTAAGAATCGCTATCATGAATGTCTCTAAAACGAATGATTGAATATAGCATGCAGGACTCCAGTATGAATCCAAACAACCCAGGCGTAGAAACCATTGATGACAAGCAGTTTTACCAACTGGGAAGCAATTTATTACAGTCTATCGAGGTAGCATTAGAGGCTGCCGACGATGCATTGGATCTCGATTTAGATGTCGAGCGCCAAGGAGGTAATGTCATCAACATTCGTTTTAAGGACAAAAGCGTCATTGTGGTGAACACTCAGCCACCTCTGCATGAGATTTGGGTTGCAGCCAAGTCTGGTGGGTATCACTATCGCTGGGCAGGTACAGTGGCAAAACCGCTGTGGCTCGATACGAAAACCGGCAAAGAGCTCTTGAGTGACCTAACTGAGTTCGCGAGTGCTCAGGCAGGGCAAGCCGTCAAAATTGGCTTGATTTAAGCTGCTCCAGTAGCGCTCAATGTTTCAATGACTTGAGCATCAGCTACGCTTTGAATCTGAGCTTTACCAATTTTTTCTAAAAGAACGTAGCGGATTTGCCCACCCTCAGTTTTCTTATCTACCTGCATTAGTTCCATATAGCGTTCTGCGCCAAATTTTGGCGGCGTAATCGGTAAATTCATGGATTGGATAATTTTGGTGAGGCGTTGCACATCCGCCTCGCTAATGTAATTGAGGCGGCGCGATAAATCCGCCCCCAGAACCATGCCGCAACCAACAGCCTCGCCGTGTAGCCATTCGCCATAGCCCATTCCAGCTTCGATTGCGTGACCAAATGTATGGCCAAAATTGAGGGTTGCACGAATGCCACCCTCTCTTTCATCGGCCGAAACTACTGCGGATTTAATTTCGCATGAACGTAAAACTGCATGACCCATTGCTTCTGTGTCGCAAGCAAGTAAAGGCGTCGCATTGGCTTCAATCCAGTCCAAGAATGATGCATCAGCAATCGCGCCATGCTTTACCACCTCAGCGAGACCTGCTGAAAGCTCTCTTGGAGGTAGAGTTTTTAAAGTGTTGAGATCGGCAATCACAGCTGCTGGTTGATGAAAGGCGCCAATCATATTTTTACCTAATGGATGATTGATGCCAGTCTTACCGCCAACTGAAGAATCGACTTGCGCTAGCAATGTAGTTGGAACTTGAATGAAGCGGATACCGCGCATGAAACTGGCTGCTGCAAAGCCAGTCATATCTCCGATTACTCCACCACCCAAGGCAACCAGCATGGTTTGACGATCAGCTCCAAATTTCAAAAGATCATCAAAAATGAGCTGAAGATTTTTCCAGTCTTTATAAGACTCACCATCAGGTAGTACGATGGTTCTAACAGGCTTGCCAAAGGTATTTAGCGTTTTAGTTAAGCGCTCAGCATAGAGCGGCGCAACCGTTGTGTTGCTAACGATATATATAGAGGTCGCTTTTTCACAGGCGCTAAAGAGGTTTGCTTGATCAATCAGATCCGTACCAATATAAATTGGATAACTGCGATTACCAAGATCAACTTCGAGTGTTTTCATCATAGTGCCAATGTATTTAAGCGGAAAGTTCAAGCTGCATGATTAAGGTGTTGACTAGTTGATTAACGCTGGGCTTTCCAGTCTCAATCACATAGTCGGCGATTTCGCGATAGAGTGGATCACGAATAGCGTATAAATTCTCTAGGATTTTTTTGGCATCACCATTTCTAAGAAGAGGACGTCCTTCGCCGCCTTTAGTACGATGCCAAAGCTCCATTGGGTTTGCATGAAGATAAATGACTGTGCCATGTTCGCTTAATGCCTGGCGATTTTCTGGCAAAAGAATAGCGCCTCCACCAGTTGCCAAAATAATATCTTGCTCGGCAGTAATTTCACGAATGGCTTGAGCCTCGCGTTTGCGAAAACCCTCTTCACCTTCCATCTCAAAAATGACAGGGATTTTTACGCCACAACGTTCTTCAATGACATGATCGGCATCTAAAAAGCGACGCCCTAATTTTTTTGCCAAGACTTTACCGACGGTCGACTTTCCGGCGCCCATGAGGCCGATCAGAAAGATATTGTTTGTCGAAGAGTTCACCCTTCGATTTTATTAGGGTTTGTCGAGAACGGTCGGAGTTAAAAAGACAAGTAGTTCGGTTTTATCTTGTAATTTGGATTTATGGCGAAAAAGATGACCAATGAGGGGGATATCTCCCAATAAGGGGATTTTGACTTCATCCTCGCGTTCAGTTGTTTGGAATATGCCCCCAATGATGGCTGTGCCGCCATTTTCAACGGTCACCTCCGAACTAAGACTTTTTGTATCGATGGCATAGCCTTGCTCAGTTTTCATGCCTACAGTGTCTTTATTGATACCTACGAGCATAGATACCTTTCCATCCGGATGAATTTTGGGAAGAACCTCCAGGCGTAAGTTAGCCTTCCGAAACTGCAACTTACTACCATTTTGGTTTGATGTCTGATAGGGAAGTTCAGTGCCCTGTTCTATCGTAGCCTTCACTTGGTCGCCAGTCATGATGCGGGGGTTAGAAAGGATTTTTCCTTGACCCTCTGATTCGAGTGCAGAAAGCTCGGCTTGAAGAATGCCACTCCCACTTTTGGAGACTAAGGTGGCAGCTACGGTTGCGGGATTAAAGCCACTCAAGCCTGAGCCACCTAAATCAATATTGCCTACTACTTTTTGATCTGCATTCCCTCGAATACCACTGGCTTGGTACCCCAGCTTGACTCCCAGCTCTCGGGCAAAGCGCTCATCAGCCTCCACAATACGGGCCTCTATCAGAATTTGTCTTGGGCTATTAATATGGTCTCCACCAAAAGGAAGGGCAGCATCCTCGCGCCGGAATTTCTGAAAGGCTTGGATTTCAGCATGAGGTCCAATCCAATAGATATCGCCATTACGCACAAGTCTTAAGCCGCGACTCGCAAGAATGGAGTGGAGGGCAGTTTGCCAAGGAGTATTTCTTAGGTCTATAGAAACCTGCCCTTTAATTGACTCGCTTAATAAAAAATTGGTATTACCTAACTTAGCCATTGCCTGCAAAAGATCCCTTATTTCAATGTCGGTAAATTGCAGGCTAATGGGACTCGAAAAATGATTTTGTGGCGGTGAATTTCCCACGGCTGTATTGCTTAAAAAAAGGATCAGTGTGGCAAAGCAAATGCAGAGCTGTCGCAAGTAATTTTGAATATATTTTGTGCAGATTTTCATTCGCTTTTAGCGGTCTTTAGAACCAGTGATTTACCTTGAGGGTGTGTGATGATGGCCTGCTCTTTTTCGATATTGCTCAGACGCCAATCCCCTAAAACCTGGGCGCCCTTGTCAAAGACAAGATGGTTTTTTCCGGTATGAAAATAGGCCTGATGAGCAACTCCCATCTGGGAGCTGCCGAGGTAACGCCAGCGGCGGAGTTCAGCCTCATGAGGAGGCGCTTGCGGCCTGCTGGAAATCCGCATTTCAGGCTTTTTCTCTTTTAATGAGTGAATGCTCACTTCTATTTCATCTATTATCTGATATAGCTCATCTTGTTCTTGATGAATTTCATCGCGCAAAACGGTCATTTGTTTCTTCAGTTCGGTGAGCTGATTTTGAGATTCCTCTAGGGCGCTTTGAGATTCATTATTCAGGGAGTTATTGGCTATAAAAAAGGCGACAGCAGCTGCTATGAGGATTCCAAGAAGGAGGATGGGAAGTGCAATTCCTTGAAGCGAATTTTTGATTTGGATACGATTTAAGGAGTCCGCAAAAAGATTGCTTTTGGCCTGGCTTTGACCTCTAGTCGTTGCGTTTTGTTGGGGAGGGGGCTTACGAATTCCATGGGGGTCAGGAATAGCGAGATCATCGCCAAGATCGCTCAGAATTTCATCAAAGGATTGGCTGGAGATATGGCGTGCTGGCATGCTCACATTCTTTAGTTTTGGGCTCAGAAAATCCATCGGCTTGGATTGATGCCTATGTCAGAAATGAAGCATTCACTATGTATAAAACAAGGGTTTTGGAGCTTTTAGGGAAATTGTCTAAGCACCCTATAATTTGGGCATATGGCCTTACCTCCAAAAGACAAGCCGCCGCTGAACCAGCGTCCCATTCGTCCATCCGATAGACGTCCTCGGCAAACACGAGTTGAGCCTGGCTTGCCACGTAAGAATTCAAGCAATCCACTAGTAAAGGCTTTGTTGATCATTGGCGTAGTTTTCGCCTTAATGATTACCTTGCTGATGGGTTATGCCTTCTTGGTTGCTAAGCCGAACCTTCCCAAGATTTCTGCTTTAACAGATTACAACCCTAAAACGCCCCTGCGTATTTATACGGCTGACAAAGTCTTAATCGGAGAGTTTGGCGAAGAGCGTCGCAAAGTCATTCCGTTAAATGAAATTCCGCAAAGTATGCGTAATGCCGTTTTAGCGATTGAGGATGATCGCTTCTATTCTCATGGTGGCGTGGACTATGTGGGCATATTGCGGGCAGCAGCAACCAATTTGCGTGGACATCTTTCGCAAGGTGCATCGACCATCACCATGCAGGTGGCGCGTAATTTTTTCCTTAGTAACGAAAAAACGTTCAGCCGAAAAATCTATGAAGTACTGCTTGCTTGGGAAATTGAGTCGCAGCTAACTAAAGACAAGATTCTAGAAATCTATATGAACCAGATTTTCTTAGGACAGCGGGCCTATGGATTTTCTAGTGCGGCACAGATCTATTTTGGTAAAGAGTTGAAAGACATCACGATTGCTGAGTCAGCAATGCTTGCTGGTCTACCGAAGGCACCATCAGCCTATAACCCAGTTAGCAATTTCCGTCGTGCCAAGATTCGCCAAGAGTACATTCTTCAACGTATGCGCGATCTGGGTTACATCACGCCAGAGGAATATCAAAAGGCGATGATTGAGGAATTGCATATTCGCGGTCTTGGTAACGAATTTGCAGTGCGCGCTGACTTCCCAGCTGAGATGGTTCGTCAACTGCTCTTTACTCAGTATGGTGAGGCAATTTATTCGCAGGGAATCGATGTTTACACAACGATTCTGAAGGCAGATCAAGATGCGGCTTATAAGGCGGTGCGTAAAGGAATTTTTGAATACGACTTACGACACGCCTATCGCGGTCCAGAGGGTTTTATCGATCTTCCAGAAGACACTGTGAAGCGTCAACGCGCAATTGACGAGGCCCTGCTCGCTTATCCACAGTTAGATGACTTGCAATCTGGTGTTGTGCTCGATGTGAAGCCAAAGGAAATGCAGGTCATGATAGCCACGGGCGATACCATCGTTATCAAAGGCGAAGGCATGAAGTTGGCATCGGCATCTATTACCGACAGTACCCAACCTAAAAAACGCTTGCGCCCTGGTGCTGTAGTTCGACTCCTGTCAGATGGAGGGGTTTGGAAGCTGGCCCAATTGCCACAAGTAGAAGCTGCCTTTGTTTCCATGAATGCAGAGACGGGCGCGATCCTTTCCTTGGTAGGCGGCTTTGATTTCCGTCGCAATCAATTCAACCACGTTACGCAAGCCTTGCGTCAACCAGGCTCTTCATTTAAACCATTTATCTACGCAGCTGCGATTGAAAAAGGTTTTACGCCCAGCACGATGGTGAACGATGCCCCTTTATCAATAGGCAGCATGGAAACAGGTAGTCAAGCTTGGGAGCCAAAGAATTACGATGGTAAATATGACGGCATGATGCGCTTGCGCAATGCCTTGGCAAAATCGAAGAACTTAGTTTCCGTTCGTATTATTCGCGCTATCGGCCCTTCGTATGCGCAAGAATATATTCAGCGTTTTGGCTTTGAGCCAGAAAAGCATCCACCTTATTTAACAATGGCTTTGGGCGCAGGTTCGGTAACACCACTACAAATGGCATCTGCTTATAGCGTATTTGCCAACGGTGGTTATCGCGTAGACCCGTTCTTAATTGACAAGATGGTGGACTCCAAAGGAGTCGTGATGTTTGAAGCAAAACCAACTCGTGCAGGTGATGATGCGCCTCGCGTGCTGGATGCCCGAACTGCATTTGTCATGGATAGTATGTTGCAAGAGGTAACGAAGACCGGTACTGCAGCTTCAGCGCGCGGTAAGTTGGGTCGCACTGATATTGCTGGCAAGACGGGCACTACCAATGACTCCCATGATGCCTGGTTTGCTGGTTACAACCCTAAGGTAGTGGCCATTGCCTGGATTGGTTTTGATAAGCCGGCAAGCTTGGGTGACCGTGAAACTGGTGGTGGGCTTGCTTTGCCGATGTGGATTTCTTACATGTCGACCGCATTAAGAGATAGTCCACAGATCTCACGTGAAGTACCAAGCGGTGTCACTCAAGTTGATGGCGACTGGTTTATTCCGGAATTCTCAAACAATGGTGGTGTACGCGAACTGCAATAGTTCGTTTTTAACATGGCACGGCAAGCGCGTACAGTAATACCAGGCCAAGCAATGCATGTGATGGTCCGTGGGAATAATCGTGAAACGATTTTCTTCAACGACAATGATCGCCGGACATACCTCGAGTGGTTGCGCGAAGCGGCAAGGCAATTCGGATGTGCTGTGCATGCCTTTGCATTAATGCCAAATCATTTGCATCTACTGATGACGCCTCAAAATGAAGATTCGCTTGCTAAGACGATGCAGTCATTAGGACGTCGTTATGCGCAATACTTTAATCAACAACATCATCGCTCTGGAACAATTTGGGAGGGGCGCTATAGGTCATCCTTAATTGACCCAGACTATTTTTTGCGCTGCCAGCGCTATATAGAACTCAATCCAGTTAGGGCGGGATATGAATCCAACCCCCAAAGCTCTACTTGGACTAGTTTTGCAACCCATATTGGGGGTAAAGCCGAGCCTTGGCTTGTTGATCATCAGCATTTTTGGCAGTTGGGTAATACGCCATTTGAGCGGCAGATGAATTGGGCTAATTTTGTAAAAGAGGGCGCACCCCACTGGGAAGACCGACAAATTACAGAGTCACTCATTCGTTCCAAGCCCTGGGTAAGTGATATTTATGCGAAAAAGCTGTTTAAAGATACCCCGGAGTTGACGCTTATTCGACATCGTGGCCGACCTAGAAAAATAAATACTTTAAATTCAATAGCTTAGAGACATCCCCCTTGTTCTGATATTCAAGATAGGCATTGAATATTACGACTCTGTCCCCATATATAGAATTCATATTGGTGCGACATCTAAATAAATGGGACAGACTCATTTTATTTCTATTGCATCGGTGTGGGTATTCACCTATATTTGATCCTCCAAAAGTAATCAGGCCTTTATGGCCCATCGGAAATACTATGACTACAAAATTAAATTCAGATCTTCGCCCAATCGCTCAAGGTTTATATGACCCAAGAAATGAGCATGACGCTTGCGGCGTAGGATTCGTGGCACACATCAAAGGCAAGAAATCTCATGAGATCGTTTCTCAGGGTTTGCAGATTCTTGAAAATCTAGACCACCGGGGAGCTGTTGGTGCTGATCCGTTAATGGGTGATGGCGCCGGTATCTTGATTCAGATTCCCGATACTTTGTATCGCGAAGAAATGGCGAAGCAAGGCGTG includes the following:
- a CDS encoding lipoprotein, which produces MIAILNRTLCLSFLISLAGCGVRGPLIMPTVPPAPPAPIEPEPKGKLYPPQTPASPSNSSSAK
- the cyaY gene encoding iron donor protein CyaY, whose product is MSLKRMIEYSMQDSSMNPNNPGVETIDDKQFYQLGSNLLQSIEVALEAADDALDLDLDVERQGGNVINIRFKDKSVIVVNTQPPLHEIWVAAKSGGYHYRWAGTVAKPLWLDTKTGKELLSDLTEFASAQAGQAVKIGLI
- the aroB gene encoding 3-dehydroquinate synthase; protein product: MKTLEVDLGNRSYPIYIGTDLIDQANLFSACEKATSIYIVSNTTVAPLYAERLTKTLNTFGKPVRTIVLPDGESYKDWKNLQLIFDDLLKFGADRQTMLVALGGGVIGDMTGFAAASFMRGIRFIQVPTTLLAQVDSSVGGKTGINHPLGKNMIGAFHQPAAVIADLNTLKTLPPRELSAGLAEVVKHGAIADASFLDWIEANATPLLACDTEAMGHAVLRSCEIKSAVVSADEREGGIRATLNFGHTFGHAIEAGMGYGEWLHGEAVGCGMVLGADLSRRLNYISEADVQRLTKIIQSMNLPITPPKFGAERYMELMQVDKKTEGGQIRYVLLEKIGKAQIQSVADAQVIETLSATGAA
- a CDS encoding shikimate kinase codes for the protein MNSSTNNIFLIGLMGAGKSTVGKVLAKKLGRRFLDADHVIEERCGVKIPVIFEMEGEEGFRKREAQAIREITAEQDIILATGGGAILLPENRQALSEHGTVIYLHANPMELWHRTKGGEGRPLLRNGDAKKILENLYAIRDPLYREIADYVIETGKPSVNQLVNTLIMQLELSA
- a CDS encoding secretin and TonB N-terminal domain-containing protein, translated to MAKLGNTNFLLSESIKGQVSIDLRNTPWQTALHSILASRGLRLVRNGDIYWIGPHAEIQAFQKFRREDAALPFGGDHINSPRQILIEARIVEADERFARELGVKLGYQASGIRGNADQKVVGNIDLGGSGLSGFNPATVAATLVSKSGSGILQAELSALESEGQGKILSNPRIMTGDQVKATIEQGTELPYQTSNQNGSKLQFRKANLRLEVLPKIHPDGKVSMLVGINKDTVGMKTEQGYAIDTKSLSSEVTVENGGTAIIGGIFQTTEREDEVKIPLLGDIPLIGHLFRHKSKLQDKTELLVFLTPTVLDKP
- a CDS encoding penicillin-binding protein 1A, whose product is MALPPKDKPPLNQRPIRPSDRRPRQTRVEPGLPRKNSSNPLVKALLIIGVVFALMITLLMGYAFLVAKPNLPKISALTDYNPKTPLRIYTADKVLIGEFGEERRKVIPLNEIPQSMRNAVLAIEDDRFYSHGGVDYVGILRAAATNLRGHLSQGASTITMQVARNFFLSNEKTFSRKIYEVLLAWEIESQLTKDKILEIYMNQIFLGQRAYGFSSAAQIYFGKELKDITIAESAMLAGLPKAPSAYNPVSNFRRAKIRQEYILQRMRDLGYITPEEYQKAMIEELHIRGLGNEFAVRADFPAEMVRQLLFTQYGEAIYSQGIDVYTTILKADQDAAYKAVRKGIFEYDLRHAYRGPEGFIDLPEDTVKRQRAIDEALLAYPQLDDLQSGVVLDVKPKEMQVMIATGDTIVIKGEGMKLASASITDSTQPKKRLRPGAVVRLLSDGGVWKLAQLPQVEAAFVSMNAETGAILSLVGGFDFRRNQFNHVTQALRQPGSSFKPFIYAAAIEKGFTPSTMVNDAPLSIGSMETGSQAWEPKNYDGKYDGMMRLRNALAKSKNLVSVRIIRAIGPSYAQEYIQRFGFEPEKHPPYLTMALGAGSVTPLQMASAYSVFANGGYRVDPFLIDKMVDSKGVVMFEAKPTRAGDDAPRVLDARTAFVMDSMLQEVTKTGTAASARGKLGRTDIAGKTGTTNDSHDAWFAGYNPKVVAIAWIGFDKPASLGDRETGGGLALPMWISYMSTALRDSPQISREVPSGVTQVDGDWFIPEFSNNGGVRELQ
- a CDS encoding transposase, with the translated sequence MARQARTVIPGQAMHVMVRGNNRETIFFNDNDRRTYLEWLREAARQFGCAVHAFALMPNHLHLLMTPQNEDSLAKTMQSLGRRYAQYFNQQHHRSGTIWEGRYRSSLIDPDYFLRCQRYIELNPVRAGYESNPQSSTWTSFATHIGGKAEPWLVDHQHFWQLGNTPFERQMNWANFVKEGAPHWEDRQITESLIRSKPWVSDIYAKKLFKDTPELTLIRHRGRPRKINTLNSIA